Proteins encoded together in one Chthoniobacterales bacterium window:
- a CDS encoding flippase-like domain-containing protein — protein MNKKTLLTIFQFAVTLGLLWWVFHDPAKRREMAEALVLADWRWLWIGVAVFFGCSVLSTFRWLVLLRVQEIRIGWWRLWQLFMIGNFFNLFMLGSTGGDVVKMFLTMREAGDNKTAALLSVFMDRVIGMLALIFLSVTVLYLRYDVLGHTQGSAALVNTLLWLLAAALVIIVGMFVFSALGWVHYLPSWTPLRGRIVELSAACHLYAKGWRLTIWAFLVSFPLFAMFFTTFYCAAQAFAESSSKLGVLDIFSVMPIVAVITAIPISVSGIGVRESLFVSLLAPFGVTAAVATLISVSGFLINLVGSLAGGIVFLFYRSSSEEAINLRDMAREVDRLEDRIEHSE, from the coding sequence ATGAACAAGAAGACGCTCCTCACTATCTTTCAATTCGCCGTCACGTTGGGGCTGCTCTGGTGGGTGTTCCATGACCCCGCGAAACGCCGCGAAATGGCCGAAGCCCTCGTGCTGGCCGATTGGCGCTGGCTATGGATCGGCGTGGCTGTGTTCTTTGGTTGCAGTGTGCTCTCTACTTTCCGATGGCTCGTGCTGCTTCGCGTGCAGGAAATACGCATCGGTTGGTGGAGGCTGTGGCAGCTTTTCATGATCGGCAACTTCTTCAACCTCTTCATGCTCGGTTCGACGGGCGGCGACGTGGTGAAGATGTTCCTGACCATGCGCGAGGCCGGAGACAACAAGACGGCCGCGCTCTTGAGCGTATTCATGGACCGCGTCATCGGGATGTTGGCGCTCATCTTTCTCAGCGTCACGGTGCTCTATCTGCGCTATGACGTTCTTGGCCACACGCAGGGGAGCGCGGCCCTCGTCAACACGTTGCTTTGGCTGCTTGCCGCGGCGCTGGTGATCATTGTCGGAATGTTTGTTTTTTCCGCTCTCGGTTGGGTGCATTATCTTCCCTCTTGGACGCCCCTGCGCGGCCGCATCGTGGAATTGTCCGCGGCCTGCCATCTCTACGCCAAAGGTTGGCGTCTCACGATCTGGGCGTTTCTTGTCTCATTCCCGCTGTTCGCGATGTTTTTCACCACCTTTTACTGCGCGGCCCAGGCCTTCGCCGAAAGTTCGTCCAAACTCGGGGTGCTCGACATTTTTTCCGTCATGCCGATTGTGGCCGTCATCACCGCGATCCCCATCAGTGTGTCCGGTATCGGTGTGCGCGAAAGCCTGTTCGTCTCGCTCCTCGCTCCTTTCGGTGTCACGGCTGCCGTCGCCACGCTGATCTCGGTGTCCGGGTTTCTTATCAATTTGGTGGGGAGTCTGGCCGGCGGCATCGTCTTTCTTTTTTACCGTTCGTCTTCCGAGGAAGCCATCAACCTGCGCGACATGGCGCGCGAGGTGGACCGGCTTGAGGACCGCATCGAACACAGCGAATGA
- the rpmI gene encoding 50S ribosomal protein L35, translated as MPKPVARRKTKKAVAKRFKVTGSGKVLRAQASRRHLLSSKNAKRKRQLAKSVLVDVTDVARIKENLPFG; from the coding sequence ATGCCGAAACCGGTAGCTCGCAGAAAAACAAAGAAAGCCGTGGCCAAACGCTTCAAGGTCACGGGTTCCGGCAAGGTCCTCCGTGCCCAAGCTTCACGGCGTCACTTGCTGTCGTCGAAGAATGCCAAGCGCAAACGTCAACTCGCCAAGAGCGTCCTTGTCGACGTGACCGATGTTGCGCGGATCAAGGAGAACCTGCCCTTTGGCTGA
- the rplT gene encoding 50S ribosomal protein L20, whose protein sequence is MPRATNAPASRERRKRMVAKAKGYRGRRSKLYRYAKDARMKAQVWATRDRKTRKRNLRGLWITRISAACRAEGITYSRLMEGLKKASIAINRKMLADLAVADEAAFRQVVAKGAAALKAA, encoded by the coding sequence ATGCCAAGAGCAACAAACGCGCCGGCCAGTCGTGAACGGCGCAAACGGATGGTCGCGAAAGCCAAGGGCTACCGCGGACGCCGCAGCAAACTCTACCGCTACGCGAAAGACGCGCGGATGAAAGCCCAAGTCTGGGCGACCCGCGACCGCAAAACGCGCAAGCGCAACCTCCGCGGCCTTTGGATCACGCGCATCAGTGCCGCATGCCGCGCCGAAGGAATCACCTACAGCCGGCTGATGGAAGGACTCAAAAAGGCGTCCATTGCCATCAACCGCAAAATGCTGGCCGACCTCGCTGTGGCCGACGAAGCCGCTTTCCGTCAGGTGGTGGCCAAAGGCGCGGCGGCTCTCAAGGCCGCTTGA
- the pheS gene encoding phenylalanine--tRNA ligase subunit alpha, translating into MREELTALREQALRDIAAAADLSALEQVRVAIAGRSGRLTVAGEQMRHLPKEERPETGKLLHEVRTAVTSALEARTAELAAAAEESELAQIDPTLPGRARTIGSLHPLQSLQRRAVEIFRRMGFALAEGPDIETEWHCFDALNTPPEHPARNEQDTFYLPGGRLLRTHTSSVQIRTMEKQTPPIRIIAPGAAYRRDEIDATHLAQFTQMEGLYVDEDVTLGDLKGTLEYFFRELFGPDTKVRFRPHFFPFTEPSYELDVRAAALGGGERWLELAGCGMVDPAVFERVNERRGDNAFDPAKVSGFAFGFGLERLAMILHRVPDIRMFVENDQRFLSQFTP; encoded by the coding sequence ATGCGTGAGGAACTGACCGCCCTGCGCGAGCAGGCTCTGCGCGACATCGCTGCCGCGGCGGATTTGTCCGCCCTTGAGCAGGTGCGCGTTGCCATCGCCGGGCGTTCGGGCCGTCTCACTGTGGCGGGCGAGCAGATGCGCCATCTGCCCAAGGAGGAGCGCCCCGAAACCGGCAAACTTCTCCACGAGGTCCGCACGGCTGTGACCAGCGCACTCGAAGCCCGCACGGCAGAGCTTGCCGCCGCGGCGGAGGAATCCGAGCTAGCTCAGATCGACCCGACCTTGCCGGGGCGCGCGCGCACCATCGGCAGCCTGCATCCATTGCAAAGTCTCCAACGGCGCGCAGTGGAAATTTTCCGCCGCATGGGATTTGCACTGGCCGAAGGCCCGGACATCGAAACCGAGTGGCACTGCTTCGACGCGCTGAATACTCCGCCCGAGCATCCTGCGCGCAACGAGCAGGACACCTTCTATCTGCCTGGCGGGCGGCTGCTCCGGACGCACACCTCGAGCGTGCAGATCCGCACGATGGAAAAGCAAACGCCGCCGATCCGCATTATCGCGCCCGGCGCCGCCTACCGCAGAGACGAGATCGACGCCACGCATCTCGCGCAATTCACCCAGATGGAAGGGCTCTACGTCGATGAAGATGTCACGCTCGGCGACTTGAAGGGGACGCTGGAATATTTCTTCCGCGAACTTTTCGGGCCGGATACCAAGGTGCGTTTCCGTCCGCATTTTTTCCCTTTCACCGAACCAAGCTACGAACTCGACGTGCGGGCGGCCGCGCTTGGCGGCGGGGAGCGCTGGCTCGAATTGGCGGGCTGCGGCATGGTGGATCCGGCCGTCTTCGAGCGGGTCAACGAGCGGCGCGGCGACAATGCCTTCGATCCTGCCAAGGTCAGCGGGTTCGCGTTCGGATTCGGCCTCGAGCGCCTGGCCATGATTTTGCACCGCGTCCCAGATATCCGCATGTTCGTTGAGAACGACCAGCGCTTCTTGTCGCAATTCACGCCATGA
- a CDS encoding phenylalanine--tRNA ligase subunit beta has translation MKISLSWLAEYADLPESADALADLLTAGGTEVVGRMVRGEVPDNVVVAQILSSEQHPNADRLSVCRVDDGSGQPRQIVCGAKNYKVGDKVPLALPGAVLGPDFKIKSGKLRGVVSDGMMCSAKELGLAEDAEGLLILPHDAPVGKAMKDLVRPDAVLELEVTPNRPDLLCYRGVAREIAALSNAQLRMAPLLIPPVKPAGSTVRLENDGCPYYTARVIRGVKIGPSPQWLADRLASAGLRPINNIVDVTNYVLLETGQPLHAFDLGKLSGAIVVRNAAPGEKLKTLDGGEILLRDTDLVIADQGKPVALAGAIGGLETGVTEATTDILLESAWFQPARIRKTARELGLQTDSSYRFERRVDPAGVLAASCRAVELIISLAGGSADTDTLVAGDDPSPVRVISFDPARCRALLGAEIADAEMDAIFHRLGLVKSSAGWTIPSFRPDLARPVDLAEEVIRVAGIERVPSRLRGFPAPMSGADLRHDNAERLRERLRAQGFSEARTSHFVSPEGLQRAGVAAEGAVRIANPLGADQALLRPVLLPGLLEALARNMRHGAGSVRLFELGTVFQLTGVEERTALALVCTGQGSDLFDLKGAIREALGDVEFAPETGLALRVSARGVDGFIRRLPRVLAESHDAKEAVHYAELVIDGWLQSAVPAIRVRPLPRFPAVERDLSLLLPRATPYAAIDRALVGAKAPHLQSVGLKDVFVDQSGAKLAPDLRSVTVTLTFRDEARTLTSDEVDRAVETLRDHAKAELGAVFRG, from the coding sequence ATGAAAATTTCCCTCTCTTGGCTTGCCGAATACGCGGATCTGCCGGAATCGGCCGATGCACTCGCAGACTTGTTGACTGCCGGAGGCACCGAGGTTGTCGGTCGCATGGTGCGCGGCGAAGTTCCGGACAATGTTGTCGTTGCGCAGATTCTTTCCAGCGAACAGCACCCCAACGCGGACCGACTCAGCGTGTGCCGGGTCGATGACGGCTCCGGCCAGCCCCGGCAGATTGTTTGCGGGGCGAAGAATTACAAGGTCGGCGACAAGGTGCCCTTGGCACTGCCCGGTGCGGTGCTTGGGCCCGACTTCAAGATCAAATCCGGCAAGCTGCGTGGCGTGGTTTCTGACGGCATGATGTGCAGTGCGAAGGAGTTGGGACTGGCCGAAGATGCCGAGGGTCTTTTGATCCTTCCTCACGATGCGCCGGTTGGAAAAGCCATGAAGGATCTTGTCCGGCCCGACGCGGTGCTTGAATTGGAGGTCACGCCGAACCGTCCTGATTTGCTCTGCTACCGCGGCGTGGCGCGGGAGATTGCTGCGCTGTCGAATGCGCAACTGCGAATGGCTCCTTTGCTGATTCCTCCGGTAAAACCAGCCGGGAGCACCGTGCGTCTCGAGAACGACGGATGCCCTTATTACACGGCGCGCGTTATCCGCGGAGTCAAGATTGGTCCCAGCCCGCAGTGGCTCGCCGACCGGCTTGCGTCGGCGGGTCTTCGTCCCATCAACAACATCGTTGACGTCACCAACTACGTCCTTCTTGAGACCGGCCAACCGCTCCACGCTTTCGATCTGGGCAAGCTTTCCGGCGCAATCGTCGTCCGCAACGCGGCGCCTGGCGAAAAGTTGAAGACACTCGATGGCGGCGAGATTTTGCTGCGCGATACCGATCTTGTCATAGCGGACCAAGGCAAGCCCGTGGCGCTTGCGGGTGCCATTGGCGGACTCGAGACGGGTGTCACGGAGGCGACGACCGACATCTTGCTCGAAAGCGCTTGGTTCCAGCCGGCGCGTATTCGCAAAACCGCGAGGGAGTTGGGGCTGCAAACCGACTCGAGCTACCGCTTCGAGCGCCGCGTTGATCCGGCGGGCGTTCTCGCCGCCTCGTGCCGGGCCGTGGAACTTATCATTTCGCTTGCGGGGGGATCTGCCGATACCGACACGCTCGTCGCGGGGGATGATCCTTCGCCGGTGCGCGTGATTTCTTTCGACCCGGCCCGGTGTCGCGCGCTTCTCGGCGCCGAAATCGCCGACGCGGAGATGGATGCCATTTTCCATAGGCTCGGGCTCGTCAAATCATCGGCAGGATGGACCATACCGAGTTTTCGCCCGGATCTCGCGCGCCCCGTCGATCTCGCCGAGGAGGTGATCCGCGTGGCCGGCATTGAGCGCGTTCCCTCCCGCCTGCGCGGTTTTCCCGCGCCGATGAGCGGTGCGGATTTGCGTCACGACAATGCGGAAAGGCTCCGCGAACGCCTCCGTGCCCAAGGCTTCAGTGAGGCGCGCACTTCGCATTTTGTTTCACCCGAGGGTTTGCAACGCGCGGGCGTGGCGGCGGAGGGTGCCGTGCGGATCGCCAACCCGCTCGGCGCCGACCAGGCATTGCTTCGCCCGGTGCTGTTGCCCGGACTGCTCGAAGCGCTGGCTCGCAACATGCGGCACGGCGCCGGCAGCGTGCGCTTGTTCGAACTCGGCACGGTTTTCCAACTCACCGGTGTCGAAGAGCGGACAGCGCTGGCTCTGGTGTGCACGGGCCAAGGCAGTGATTTGTTTGATCTCAAGGGTGCGATTCGCGAGGCCCTCGGCGATGTGGAATTCGCGCCGGAGACCGGACTTGCGCTCAGAGTTTCCGCACGCGGGGTTGATGGTTTTATCAGGCGCCTTCCGCGTGTGCTGGCGGAGAGTCACGACGCGAAGGAGGCAGTCCACTACGCGGAACTTGTGATCGACGGTTGGTTGCAGTCCGCAGTCCCCGCGATTCGTGTTCGGCCGCTGCCGAGATTTCCTGCTGTCGAACGCGATCTGTCGCTCTTGCTCCCGCGCGCCACTCCCTACGCGGCGATCGACCGTGCTTTGGTCGGAGCGAAAGCGCCGCACCTTCAATCGGTCGGTTTGAAAGACGTTTTTGTCGATCAGAGCGGGGCAAAATTGGCGCCTGATTTGCGCTCGGTCACGGTCACCTTGACATTCCGTGACGAGGCGCGGACATTGACGTCCGATGAAGTGGATCGTGCAGTCGAGACGCTGCGCGATCACGCGAAAGCGGAGTTGGGTGCCGTCTTCCGCGGATAA
- the carA gene encoding glutamine-hydrolyzing carbamoyl-phosphate synthase small subunit, translated as MTALLALEDGRVFHGEAFGASGTVTGEICFNTSLSGYQEVLTDPSYFGQIVAMTSPHIGNYGVNALDEESHGPQVRGFVIEELSDVPSNWRSEESLDAYLRRYGIPGIQEIDTRALTRHLRELGAMKACLTTEPVTAERAVQIAKEGAGVVGMDFVREVTPKKAFDWDPAGADSRPWKLAQAGDLEAGNARDAAGNIFGGLPPVRRRVVAYDFGMKRNILRGLRQRGLAVRVVPADTSAEEVLASDPDGIFLSNGPGDPAALDYIHKNIRALLGKKPIFGICLGHQILGYALGGKTFKLKFGHRGGNQPVKDLRTGKVSITSQNHGFAVDADSLPQDVEVTHINLNDGTVEGLRSKSVPVFSVQYHPEAAPGPHDAEYFFDQFAKLVDEGAKG; from the coding sequence ATGACGGCACTTTTGGCACTTGAGGACGGGCGGGTTTTTCACGGTGAGGCGTTCGGAGCATCCGGCACTGTGACGGGGGAGATTTGCTTCAACACTTCCTTGAGCGGTTATCAGGAAGTGCTCACCGACCCTTCCTATTTCGGCCAGATCGTCGCCATGACGAGCCCGCACATCGGCAACTACGGCGTGAACGCGCTCGACGAGGAGAGTCACGGTCCCCAAGTGCGCGGATTTGTCATCGAGGAGTTGAGCGATGTCCCGAGCAACTGGCGTTCCGAGGAGTCACTCGACGCTTACCTGCGCCGCTACGGGATTCCGGGCATCCAGGAGATCGACACGCGTGCGCTCACAAGGCATCTGCGCGAACTCGGCGCGATGAAGGCGTGCCTTACGACCGAGCCCGTCACGGCGGAGCGCGCCGTGCAGATTGCGAAGGAAGGCGCCGGAGTCGTCGGCATGGATTTTGTGCGCGAGGTCACGCCCAAGAAGGCCTTCGATTGGGATCCCGCGGGGGCCGACAGTCGTCCTTGGAAACTCGCCCAAGCCGGAGATCTCGAGGCCGGGAACGCCCGCGATGCGGCAGGCAATATTTTCGGCGGACTTCCGCCGGTGCGCCGTCGTGTCGTCGCCTACGACTTCGGAATGAAGCGCAACATCCTCCGTGGTCTGCGTCAGCGCGGGTTGGCGGTTCGGGTGGTCCCCGCCGACACCTCGGCCGAAGAGGTTCTGGCGTCGGATCCCGACGGTATTTTCCTTTCCAACGGGCCCGGCGATCCCGCGGCTCTTGACTACATCCACAAAAACATACGGGCTCTGCTCGGCAAGAAACCGATCTTCGGAATTTGCCTCGGTCATCAGATCCTCGGTTACGCGCTTGGCGGTAAAACGTTCAAGCTCAAGTTCGGCCATCGCGGCGGCAACCAGCCGGTGAAGGATCTCAGGACCGGCAAAGTTTCCATCACTTCGCAAAACCACGGGTTCGCTGTCGATGCCGATTCGCTGCCGCAGGATGTCGAGGTCACGCACATCAACCTCAACGACGGGACCGTCGAGGGTCTGCGAAGCAAATCGGTTCCGGTTTTCAGCGTGCAATACCATCCCGAGGCCGCTCCGGGCCCGCACGATGCGGAATACTTCTTCGACCAGTTCGCCAAACTCGTTGATGAAGGCGCGAAGGGTTGA
- a CDS encoding FHA domain-containing protein yields the protein MRLTVYFPENSPTTHEFVGSRLTVGRLGDNDVALDEGSVSSRHAEIVVADDAAVLRDLGSTNGTFVNGERVTGESPLSEGDEVYFGNVRSVFMEPVASPEIPEVEPAVEAPPAQVGSGAPDNFRPLSPLPRPVAPKDTLGMAAWGIAAVAVIAAAYAFVSVLGA from the coding sequence ATGCGCCTGACGGTTTATTTCCCCGAGAACAGCCCGACGACCCACGAGTTTGTGGGCAGCCGCCTCACGGTTGGTCGGCTCGGGGACAATGACGTTGCCCTGGACGAAGGCTCGGTCTCCAGCCGCCACGCCGAGATCGTGGTGGCAGACGACGCAGCGGTGCTGCGCGATCTCGGCTCTACCAACGGAACTTTTGTCAACGGCGAGCGGGTGACCGGCGAGAGCCCTTTGAGCGAAGGCGACGAAGTTTATTTCGGCAATGTGCGCTCCGTCTTCATGGAGCCCGTTGCCAGTCCCGAAATTCCCGAGGTGGAGCCAGCCGTGGAAGCGCCCCCCGCGCAGGTGGGGTCCGGCGCGCCGGACAACTTCCGCCCTCTCTCTCCCTTGCCGCGCCCGGTGGCTCCCAAGGATACTTTGGGGATGGCGGCTTGGGGAATTGCGGCCGTCGCCGTGATTGCGGCTGCCTACGCTTTTGTTTCCGTTCTCGGCGCCTGA
- a CDS encoding WYL domain-containing protein — translation MPRKSSHNSRPPKPVREVASRPPMERMWKIHQKLAAGGFPNCRVMADDMEVSSKTIMRDIEFMRDRLGLPLEYDAVKHGFYYTAPVKDFPVMKVSQGEVAALLLAQQSLEQFRGTPFERPLAGAFRKLSQSLGDGMEVAWHDLEQALSVRRGGIGLSNMSVFDVLAQAVLDGAEVEFAYHKLAGEKPERRVVRPYHLGYIENQWYLFGLDGARGAVRTFALPRVSDVERTGETFRRPKDFSLAKILEGSFAVFEGRNAKPVKLRFRGVAARLIGERTWHPSQKVVRDKHGVLLEMRVGISPDLRQWILGWGAEVEVLSPAELRRAVARAATEAAAVYQDALPR, via the coding sequence ATGCCCCGGAAAAGTTCCCACAATTCGCGTCCGCCCAAGCCGGTGCGGGAAGTTGCAAGCCGGCCACCCATGGAGCGCATGTGGAAAATTCACCAAAAGCTCGCTGCGGGCGGCTTTCCCAACTGCCGCGTCATGGCCGACGACATGGAAGTGTCGTCGAAGACCATCATGCGGGACATCGAGTTCATGCGGGATCGTTTGGGTCTGCCGCTGGAATACGATGCCGTGAAGCACGGCTTTTACTACACCGCGCCGGTCAAAGATTTTCCGGTGATGAAAGTGTCGCAGGGCGAGGTCGCGGCGCTGCTTCTCGCCCAGCAGTCGCTGGAGCAGTTTCGCGGGACGCCGTTCGAGCGCCCTCTTGCCGGGGCCTTCCGCAAGCTCAGCCAGTCGCTCGGCGACGGAATGGAAGTCGCTTGGCACGACCTTGAGCAGGCGCTGTCCGTGCGCCGAGGTGGAATCGGTCTTTCCAACATGAGCGTTTTCGACGTTCTCGCCCAAGCGGTTCTCGACGGAGCCGAAGTGGAATTCGCCTACCACAAGCTAGCGGGCGAGAAGCCCGAACGCCGCGTGGTGCGCCCGTATCATCTCGGATACATCGAAAACCAATGGTATCTCTTCGGCCTGGACGGGGCGCGGGGAGCCGTGCGGACTTTTGCGCTGCCCCGGGTTTCCGATGTGGAGCGCACCGGTGAGACTTTCCGCCGCCCGAAAGATTTCTCCTTGGCGAAAATTCTCGAAGGAAGTTTTGCGGTGTTCGAGGGGCGGAATGCGAAGCCGGTGAAACTGCGCTTTCGCGGGGTTGCGGCGCGGCTTATCGGCGAACGGACGTGGCACCCTTCGCAGAAAGTTGTCCGCGACAAACACGGGGTATTGCTCGAGATGCGCGTAGGCATTTCGCCGGACCTGCGTCAGTGGATCCTAGGCTGGGGGGCGGAGGTGGAAGTGCTTTCGCCCGCGGAGCTGCGCCGCGCTGTTGCCCGCGCCGCAACCGAGGCAGCGGCAGTTTACCAGGACGCTTTGCCGCGATGA